In a genomic window of Helianthus annuus cultivar XRQ/B chromosome 10, HanXRQr2.0-SUNRISE, whole genome shotgun sequence:
- the LOC110882400 gene encoding secreted RxLR effector protein 161-like has protein sequence MDILTDCGQLGCRPSGFPMEQNLKLDKCLESHKADASLYRRLIRRLLYLQATRPDIAYAFNVLNQFISDPRDEHMNATFRVLRYIKSTLGQGIFIPKDGGLTLVAYCDANWLGCPFTRRSRTSYLLLLGGAPVSRKTKKQSVVSRSSAEVEYRAMATTVSEVLWIRTLLKDLTVDLQDATPLHCDNLAAKHIANNPVFHERTKHVEMDCFFFVQERVESHEILPLHVNNKQQVADLFYKAFGNSAST, from the coding sequence ATGGATATCCTAACCGATTGTGGACAGCTTGGATGTCGACCAAGTGGTTTTCCCATGGAGcaaaatttaaagcttgataaatGTCTTGAGAGTCACAAGGCCGACGCCTCTCTTTATAGGCGTCTTATCAGGAGACTGTTATATCTTCAAGCCACACGTCCCGACATTGCCTATGCGTTCAATGTGCTAAACCAATTTATCTCCGATCCCAGAGATGAGCACATGAATGCAACTTTCCGCGTGCTTCGTTACATAAAGTCTACCCTTGGTCAAGGTATATTTATACCGAAGGATGGTGGTCTCACGCTTGTTGCTTATTGTGATGCCAATTGGTTGGGTTGTCCTTTCACCAGACGCTCGCGGACGAGTTATTTGCTGCTTTTGGGTGGTGCTCCGGTATCCAGGAAAACAAAGAAACAGTCAGTGGTTTCTCGTTCCTCGGCGGAAGTAGAATATCGTGCTATGGCTACTACGGTTAGTGAAGTTCTTTGGATCCGTACACTGCTCAAGGATCTTACGGTTGACTTACAGGATGCTACGCCCCTTCACTGTGATAATCTAGCTGCCAAACATATTGCAAACAATCCAGTTTTCCACGAACGAACCAAACACGTGGAAATGGACTGTTTTTTTTTTGTCCAAGAACGCGTTGAGTCCCATGAGATCTTGCCTCTTCATGTGAACAACAAACAACAGGTCGCCGACCTTTTTTACAAAGCCTTTGGGAACTCAGCCTCTACGTGA
- the LOC110885591 gene encoding heat shock cognate 70 kDa protein-like gives MSQQKVKGAAIGIDLGTTYSCAAVWFDRKNRVEVIPNEQGNNTTPSCVAFNDTELLVGEGAKNQIARNPTNTVFDVKRLIGCRFHDPQVQRDMESWPFKIIEGPAEKPNVVVELKGETKKYTPEELSAMVLKDIKESAEAFIGREVTDAVITVPAYFNNNQRESTKEAGTLAGLNVLQLINEPTAAAIAYGLDHMADQTWHNDRNVLVFDLGGGTFDVSLLKISKKGVIDVKAVGGDTHLGGEDFDMALVNYCIKEFEKKHKEGIRRNPRAMGRLKVACEKAKRDLSSAISASIDMDCLYEGNDFSIRISRAKFEELNSTYFEKCIELVEKCLLDGEIKKKDVDEVVIVGGSTRIPKVQRLVEEFFDGKTLCKRMNGDEAIASGAALLAARLSGGNDNDNGVWDIVLQDVTPLSLGIATEKNGVYGSMAVVIPRNTSIPTCKKEIYYSRMNKTSVVIFVYQGENIKVKDNILLGKFRLDDLTLGSNGMSQLEIWFNIDANGILIVSAQELSTGQSKSITIAKT, from the exons ATGTCTCAACAAAAAGTCAAAGGAGCCGCGATTGGTATTGATCTTGGAACGACGTACTCGTGTGCTGCTGTCTGGTTTGATAGAAAAAACCGAGTAGAGGTCATACCTAATGAACAGGGAAACAATACCACCCCGTCTTGTGTAGCTTTCAATGATACAGAGTTATTGGTAGGAGAGGGTGCAAAAAACCAGATTGCAAGGAACCCTACCAACACTGTGTTTG ATGTTAAGCGGTTGATCGGGTGCAGATTCCATGATCCTCAAGTGCAAAGGGACATGGAGTCGTGGCCTTTCAAGATTATTGAAGGGCCTGCAGAGAAGCCAAATGTTGTAGTTGAGTTGAAGGGTGAAACGAAGAAATACACACCTGAAGAATTATCTGCAATGGTTCTCAAGGATATAAAAGAGTCTGCTGAAGCATTTATTGGAAGAGAGGTAACCGATGCTGTGATAACTGTTCCTGCTTATTTCAATAACAATCAAAGAGAGTCAACAAAGGAAGCAGGAACCCTTGCAGGCCTCAATGTGCTGCAATTGATAAACGAGCCTACGGCAGCTGCAATTGCTTACGGTTTGGACCACATGGCTGACCAAACATGGCATAATGACAGAAATGTTTTGGTGTTTGATTTGGGTGGCGGAACCTTTGATGTATCTCTTTTGAAAATAAGTAAAAAAGGAGTGATTGATGTCAAAGCAGTTGGAGGTGACACTCATTTAGGCGGTGAGGATTTTGACATGGCACTGGTTAATTACTGCATAAAAGAATTCGAGAAAAAACACAAGGAAGGTATACGAAGAAATCCAAGGGCAATGGGGAGGTTGAAAGTTGCTTGTGAGAAAGCAAAGAGGGATTTGTCGTCAGCTATATCTGCTTCAATTGATATGGACTGCTTGTACGAGGGAAATGACTTTTCCATTAGAATAAGTCGAGCCAAATTCGAGGAACTAAATTCAACTTATTTTGAGAAATGCATTGAACTAGTGGAAAAATGTTTGCTTGATGGGgagataaagaagaaggatgTGGACGAGGTGGTTATTGTTGGGGGGTCGACTAGGATTCCCAAAGTACAACGATTGGTGGAGGAGTTTTTCGATGGAAAGACACTTTGCAAGAGAATGAACGGCGATGAGGCTATTGCTTCCGGTGCTGCACTCTTGGCTGCAAGGTTAAGTGGAGGTAATGATAACGATAATGGGGTGTGGGATATTGTGTTACAGGACGTCACTCCTCTTTCGTTAGGTATAGCAACCGAGAAAAATGGAGTATATGGTAGCATGGCTGTAGTTATCCCCAGGAACACATCCATACCGACATGCAAGAAAGAAATATATTATTCGCGGATGAACAAAACATCAGTAGTTATCTTTGTGTATCAAGGCGAGAACATCAAAGTCAAGGACAACATATTACTTGGAAAGTTCCGCCTTGACGACCTTACGCTAGGTTCCAATGGGATGTCGCAGCTAGAGATTTGGTTCAATATAGATGCTAATGGGATCCTTATAGTGTCTGCACAGGAATTATCCACAGGCCAATCAAAATCAATTACAATTGCTAAGACCTGA
- the LOC110882398 gene encoding uncharacterized protein LOC110882398: MAGEKPSGSGKNEAIDVNSPYYLSPSDLPKQMHVNEFLTNGNYSDWAKEMENFLFAKNKRGFVNCKIPKPEEAADNYMQWMRFDAMIIGWLTTAMDKDIRGSVKYANASSEIWNDLKERFGKESAPRAYELKQSLSITHQDGSSVSAYYTKLRGIWDEIQSVFPIPRCTCGNCTCSIGKRLTEFKDKERLYEFLRVSIGNF; encoded by the coding sequence ATGGCCGGAGAAAAACCCAGCGGCAGTGGCAAGAATGAAGCCATTGACGTTAACTCACCCTATTACTTATCCCCCTCTGATTTACCCAAACAGATGCACGTCAATGAATTCTTAACCAACGGAAACTATAGCGACTGGGCAAAGGAGATGGAAAACTTTCTGTTTGCAAAGAACAAGAGGGGATTCGTGAACTGTAAGATCCCTAAACCGGAAGAAGCGGCAGACAACTACATGCAGTGGATGCGGTTTGACGCCATGATCATTGGATGGCTCACAACAGCGATGGATAAAGACATCAGGGGGAGCGTGAAGTATGCTAACGCCTCCTCTGAAATATGGAATGACTTGAAGGAAAGGTTCGGGAAGGAGAGTGCGCCTCGAGCCTACGAGTTAAAACAATCTCTCTCAATAACCCACCAAGATGGTTCATCCGTTTCGGCGTATTATACTAAACTCCGTGGGATATGGGATGAGATACAATCTGTTTTTCCCATCCCGCGATGCACCTGTGGAAACTGCACTTGCAGCATTGGGAAGAGACTCACTGAATTCAAGGACAAAGAACGGTTGTACGAGTTCTTGAGGGTCTCGATAGGGAACTTTTAA